A region of Allocoleopsis franciscana PCC 7113 DNA encodes the following proteins:
- the psbF gene encoding cytochrome b559 subunit beta: MTGNTPNQPISYPIFTVRWLAVHTLGVPTVFFLGAIAAMQFIQR; encoded by the coding sequence ATGACAGGTAATACTCCAAATCAACCCATTTCTTATCCAATTTTTACAGTTAGATGGCTAGCTGTTCATACACTGGGCGTGCCGACTGTTTTCTTCTTGGGCGCGATCGCAGCTATGCAGTTTATCCAACGTTAG
- a CDS encoding photosynthesis system II assembly factor Ycf48 has protein sequence MSDLMKALKQIVILLGIALFCVSCSKVPSVSYNPWQVVPTSTEATLQDVGFTGDLNHGWAVGSNATLLETKDGGKTWQEKGLELGETNYRFTSVSFAGDEGWIVGEPSILLHTTDSGASWSRIPLSEKLPGSPNTILALGPKSAEMTTTVGAIYQTKDSGQTWKAMVEEAVGVVRNISRSEDGKYIAVSARGNFFSTWEPGQNAWVQHNRNSSRRLQSMGYGKDGRLWLLARGGQVQFSRPEDPETWDESQNPEFSTSWGFLDLAYRTPEEIWVAGGSGNLLCSFDGGKTWQKDREIENVPANFYKIVFVTAEQGFIIGQKGVLLRYEPPSEAA, from the coding sequence ATGAGCGATTTGATGAAAGCGCTGAAACAAATTGTAATATTGCTGGGAATCGCCCTATTTTGTGTTAGCTGTAGTAAAGTTCCATCTGTAAGTTATAATCCCTGGCAGGTTGTTCCCACATCAACGGAAGCCACCTTACAGGATGTTGGTTTTACCGGTGACCTGAACCATGGATGGGCAGTAGGGAGTAATGCCACTCTTTTAGAAACAAAAGATGGCGGTAAAACCTGGCAAGAAAAAGGGTTGGAGCTGGGAGAGACAAACTATCGCTTTACGTCTGTGAGCTTTGCTGGTGACGAAGGCTGGATTGTGGGTGAACCCTCAATTTTGCTGCATACTACAGATAGCGGAGCTTCTTGGTCTCGCATCCCCTTAAGCGAAAAGTTACCCGGTTCGCCGAATACCATCTTGGCTCTTGGCCCCAAATCCGCCGAGATGACGACCACGGTCGGAGCGATTTATCAAACAAAAGATAGCGGTCAGACTTGGAAAGCCATGGTTGAAGAAGCCGTGGGTGTTGTCCGGAATATTTCCCGATCTGAAGATGGCAAATACATTGCTGTTTCCGCTAGAGGGAACTTCTTCTCAACTTGGGAACCCGGTCAGAATGCTTGGGTACAGCATAACCGCAACAGTTCCAGGCGTCTTCAGAGTATGGGATATGGAAAAGATGGGCGTCTTTGGTTGCTGGCGCGGGGAGGACAAGTGCAGTTTAGTCGCCCTGAAGACCCAGAAACCTGGGATGAGTCTCAAAATCCAGAATTTTCAACGAGCTGGGGATTCCTCGACCTAGCCTACCGTACACCTGAAGAAATTTGGGTTGCTGGTGGTAGTGGGAATTTGCTTTGTAGCTTTGATGGTGGCAAAACCTGGCAAAAAGACCGCGAGATTGAGAATGTACCTGCCAATTTTTACAAAATCGTTTTTGTAACAGCAGAGCAAGGATTTATCATTGGTCAGAAGGGCGTTTTGCTCAGATATGAGCCACCTTCAGAAGCGGCTTAA
- the psbE gene encoding cytochrome b559 subunit alpha, with protein sequence MSGSTGERPFGDIITSVRYWVIHSITIPALFIAGWLFVQTGLAYDVFGTPRPNEYFTQDRVEAPILSDRYEAKQQIQQFLGK encoded by the coding sequence GTGTCAGGTTCAACTGGAGAGCGTCCTTTTGGGGACATTATTACAAGTGTTCGTTACTGGGTAATTCACAGTATCACTATTCCCGCTTTGTTTATTGCTGGCTGGCTATTTGTGCAAACGGGTCTGGCCTATGATGTGTTTGGTACACCCCGTCCTAATGAGTATTTCACCCAAGACCGTGTGGAAGCACCCATTCTAAGCGATCGCTACGAAGCCAAACAGCAAATCCAGCAATTCTTAGGTAAGTAG
- a CDS encoding photosystem II reaction center protein L translates to MPERAPNPNNQPVELNRTSLYLGLLLIFVLGILFSSYFFN, encoded by the coding sequence ATGCCAGAAAGAGCTCCCAATCCAAATAACCAACCCGTTGAACTCAATCGGACTTCCCTTTACTTAGGTTTGTTACTCATTTTTGTTCTCGGTATTCTGTTTTCCAGTTATTTCTTCAATTAA
- a CDS encoding photosystem II reaction center protein J, with translation MAGTGKIPLWIVATVAGTGVIVILGIFFYGAYAGLGSSL, from the coding sequence ATGGCTGGAACAGGAAAAATTCCTTTGTGGATTGTTGCCACAGTTGCGGGAACCGGTGTAATCGTAATTCTTGGTATTTTCTTTTATGGTGCCTACGCGGGGCTAGGTTCCTCGCTGTAG